A window of the Phaseolus vulgaris cultivar G19833 chromosome 5, P. vulgaris v2.0, whole genome shotgun sequence genome harbors these coding sequences:
- the LOC137834248 gene encoding uncharacterized protein — translation MQQLMGMMQGLQEAMAASKAEQERMQAGLTASQVRNDEFHRTNEELRRGWRDVDELETATPPREFSTPFSQAILETAIPNTFTGPKVTFTGMEDPEAHLTAFHTQMMLIGGSDAIRCKLFMSTLTGMAMDWFISIPEGHITSFTQLSRLFREQYLANRAPPPVSYDLFDVKQYQGETLKEYISRFGAQVVKVGTTDEPMIVYAFRKGVCPGSFSKSLNRSRPKTFAELDELVKNGFLKDYLAGKTATTATATPEEGQTHEMPTHGEVHTISGGFSGGGPTASQRKKYVRSVSSVAEEFPDDPWESDLVFTRADLRDVVPHDNDHVVISIVTAGRKVHRVLVDQGSSADVMFWSTFNKLQLSPDLLRPYTGCLYGFADNPVEVRGYLELRTTFTDGAASRTESIWYLVVNANSAYNILLGRPALNRLRAVSSTRHMKMKLPDLSGKVIVIKSDQEEARKCYENSLKTKRGVVMVIE, via the exons atgcaacaactcatgggcatgatgcaagggttgcaagaagcaatggcagcatcaaaagcggagcaagagcgcatgcaggcgggtCTCACAGCATCTCAGGTGAGAAACGATGAGTTCCACCGCACCAACGAGGAACTACGCCGCGGATGGCGCGACGTAGACGAGCTTGAGACTGCCACCCCACCAAGAGAATTCTCAACGCCGTTCTCGCAGGCGATCCTAGAGACAGCGATCCCCAACACCTTCACGGGGCCCAAagtaaccttcacagggatggaggaccctgaagcgCACCTTACTgcgtttcacacgcagatgatgctgataggcggttctgatgccataaggtgcaagctcttcatgagcactttgactgggatggccatggattggttcatcagcatcccagagggtcacatcacgtctttcaCACAACTCTCGCGGCTGTTCAGAGAGCAGTACctagccaacagggccccaCCCCCAGTTTCATACGACCtatttgacgtgaagcagtatcaaggtgagaccttgaaagagtacataagccgTTTCGGGGCGCAAgtggtgaaggtgggtaccacagacgagcccatgatcgtgtacgcatttagGAAAGGAGTGTGTCCAGGGTCTTTCAGCAAGTCACTCAATCGCAGCCGCCCCAAGACTTTTGCTGAA ttggatgagcttgtaAAGAATGGTTTCCTAAAAGATTATCTCGCTGGGAAAACTGCAACAACAGCCACGGCGACACCAGAGGAGGGTCAAACGCACGAAATGCCGACTCACGGAGAAGTACACACTATTTCTGGCGGCTTTTCCGgaggaggacccactgcctctcaacgtAAGAAATATGTGAGGTCAGTAAGTTCAGTTGCTGAGGAGTTTCCGGatgacccgtgggagtcagacctcgttttTACAAGGGCTGACCTGCGGGATGTCGTCCCACACGATAATGACCACGTGGTCATTTCAATAgtcacagcgggaagaaaggtacatagggttctcgtcgaccagggcagttctgcagacgtcatgttttggtcgaccttcaacaagctacagttatcCCCCGACCTGTTGAGACCCTatactggatgcttgtatgggtttgcagatAACCCAGTGGAGGTACGTGGTTACCTGGAactgaggacgacgttcactgatggagcgGCGTCGCGCACCGAGAGCATCTGGtacttggtggttaacgccaactcagcctacaacatcttgttaggcagacctgccttgaacagattaagggcagtgtcctccacacgccacatgaagatgaagctaccagatCTTAGTGGCAAAGTAATCgtaatcaagtcagatcaggaagaggcccgtaagtgctatgaaaatagcctgaagacgaagagaggcgtggtcatggtgattGAATGA